In one Hypanus sabinus isolate sHypSab1 chromosome 11, sHypSab1.hap1, whole genome shotgun sequence genomic region, the following are encoded:
- the LOC132402223 gene encoding trafficking protein particle complex subunit 6b-like: MTEVLFELLHLELVSRLQSEAEPEDPGHGKCISTLERMGFRAGQGLIERFTKETPSFKDELDIMKFICKEFWTNLFRKQIDNLRTNHQGTYVLQDNRFRLLTPISSGKQYLEEAPKFLAFTCGLLRGALSNLGIDCTVTAEVSVMPACKFHIVLQAS; the protein is encoded by the exons ATGACCGAGGTGCTGTTCGAGCTGCTGCACCTGGAGCTGGTGTCGCGACTACAGAGCGAGGCTGAGCCCGAGGACCCG GGTCATGGGAAGTGCATTTCCACACTGGAACGAATGGGCTTCCGTGCAGGGCAAGGTCTGATTGAAAG ATTCACTAAGGAAACGCCTTCATTCAAAGATGAGCTGGACATCATGAAGTTTATCTGTAAGGAATTCTGGACAAACCTCTTCCGGAAACAGATTGACAACCTGCGAACAAATCATCAG GGAACCTACGTACTTCAGGACAACCGATTCCGTCTCCTCACACCGATCTCCAGTGGGAAACAATATCTAGAGGAGGCGCCAAAG TTCTTGGCATTCACCTGTGGGCTGTTGAGAGGTGCCTTGTCCAACCTGGGAATTGACTGCACAGTTACGGCAGAGGTTTCTGTGATGCCAGCGT GTAAATTTCACATTGTGCTCCAGGCATCGTAG